A region of Daphnia carinata strain CSIRO-1 chromosome 10, CSIRO_AGI_Dcar_HiC_V3, whole genome shotgun sequence DNA encodes the following proteins:
- the LOC130700059 gene encoding protein dimmed-like, with product MFQDCNKKRFLATVSKTGKRDELSAYLNDSKCIAPLPPVSSFRQPTSSCYDAASDGYNTPSPMSSESSDHGHHIGGGHPTYRGHFGESPLPSPSHHHAVSPSATSSEEELRQRLQYFVQPPASNNSSANYYDLRVSVKEDPERCYLSAGLPTPSSPGSPLNSHHHHTVNSPVSPAPSSIHPLMGEQANQSSNHSGSDSESTLPRSTSSASNGHKRPLKEVAPQVMKKRRLAANARERRRMNNLNSAFDRLRDVVPALGNDRQLSKYETLQMAQSYITALWELLQ from the coding sequence ATGTTCCAGGATTGCAACAAGAAACGCTTTTTGGCCACCGTCAGTAAGACAGGCAAACGCGACGAATTGTCCGCTTATTTAAACGACAGCAAGTGCATCGCTCCGCTGCCACCGGTCAGCTCCTTCCGCCAGCCCACCAGTAGCTGCTACGACGCCGCATCCGACGGTTACAACACTCCCAGCCCAATGTCTTCGGAAAGCAGTGACCACGGCCATCATATCGGTGGGGGACATCCAACCTATCGCGGACACTTCGGTGAAAGTCCCTTACCATCGCCCAGCCACCATCACGCCGTTTCACCATCAGCCACATCGTCCGAAGAGGAACTCCGTCAGCGATTGCAATATTTCGTCCAGCCGCCGGCCAGCAATAACTCATCCGCTAACTACTACGACCTGCGAGTCAGCGTCAAAGAAGATCCCGAACGCTGTTACCTCTCCGCAGGTCTACCCACACCCAGTTCTCCAGGATCGCCATTGAACAGCCACCATCATCACACGGTAAATTCGCCCGTCAGTCCGGCTCCTTCTTCCATTCATCCGTTGATGGGTGAGCAGGCGAACCAGTCGAGCAACCACAGCGGCTCCGATTCCGAGTCGACGCTTCCGCGCAGCACCAGCAGCGCTTCAAACGGTCACAAGCGGCCGCTGAAGGAAGTCGCTCCGCAGGTGATGAAGAAACGTCGTCTGGCGGCCAACGCTCGCGAGCGCAGACGGATGAACAACCTGAACAGCGCCTTTGACCGTCTCCGCGATGTTGTGCCCGCTCTCGGCAACGACCGACAACTCTCCAAGTACGAAACTCTCCAAATGGCTCAGAGCTACATCACCGCACTGTGGGAACTGCTTCAGTAA